GGTTGGTCACATCGATTTCAAGACCCCAAGGCAAATCGGTTGGAATTCCGAAAAGCTCCTGGTTGAAGTAATTGCCCCAGCGTCCAATAGCCTGGGCCAAGATGATTCCGGGGGCCACTGCATCGGCAAATGACCAGAATTTGATTCCGGCCTGACGTGCACCGATCCAGGCACCAACGGCACCACCAATCAGACCGCCATAGATGGCAATGCCACCCTCCCAAATGCGGAACACGGCGAGTAGATCGGCGCCCTCATAGAAGTAATCGTTGGCGTGGGTGGCAACGTGAAAAATTCGAGCAGCAATGATTGCAATCGGAACTGTCCAAATGGCAATGTCAAGGGCTGTACCGCTCGGTGCACCGCGCTTTACGAGGCGTCGGTCTGCAATCAGAATGGCAAGTGCTATGCCGGTGAGAATAAATAGGGCGTAAAAGTGAATCTTGAATGGACCCAGCTCGATGTAGCTGATTACTGGGGCTGGAATGCTGTTTAGGAGACTGATCACGAATTACCTTTTACTTTTTTAGGCCCGCGGAAAGCTCGCGGACTTTATCTTTAAGCGCTTGGATGCCACCTTGCTGGTAGGCACGGACGAACGCAGAACCAACGATGGCTCCCTCAGAGTATTGATTGACTTCGAGAACCTGGTCGGCGGTGGAGATTCCGATACCAACCGCTGTGTTTTGCGTGTCAGAGGCCTTTCGAACGTTTGCCACAACCTTCTTGGCGTTGGCGTCTACTTCTGTTCGAGCACCGGTAATGCCCATGGTCGAAACCGCATAAACAAACCCTCGACTTAGATCGCACGCGGTCTTCATCCGATCCTCTGATGAGGTTGGAGCCGCCAAAAAGACTCGATCTAGCGAGTACTTGTCTGACTGTTCGAGCCACTCACGTGCTTCATCGGGAATCAGGTCTGGAGTAATCAGTCCCGCTCCCCCAGCCTCAGCTAGGTCCTGGGCAAATTTTTCAACGCCGTAGCTCAAAACTGGGTTCCAATAGGTCATTACCAACACTGGGGTGTCGACCACGCTGGTAATTGCCTTGACAGCATCAAATGTCTGCTTCAGCTTGAAGCCACCCTCAAGCGCCGCCATGGTGGCCTCTTGAATTACGATTCCATCCATAACCGGGTCACTGTATGGGACTCCAAGCTCAAGGACGTCTACGCCGTTCTGGCACATCGCGATTGAAGCTTCAATAGAGTCTTCTAGGTTTGGGTAACCCGCAGGAAAGTACCCAATCAGCGAGCCTTTACCAGCTGCTTTATTGGCACGAAGAACATCGGCAGTTTTAGACATTGATATCTCCATCAAGTAGACCGAAGTACTTTGCAGCGGTCACCATGTCTTTGTCACCGCGACCACTCAGGTTGACCAAAATGGAAGAACCGGCAGGTAACACGGCACCCAACTTTAGTGCTCCGGCAAGGGCATGTGAGGTTTCAATTGCTGGAATGATTCCTTCGGTGCGACTCAGTAGCCGCAGGGCATCCATCGCCTCACGGTCGCTGATTCCCCAGTACTGGGCGCGGCCCAAGTCTTTTAGCCAAGCGTGTTCAGGACCTACGC
This portion of the Rhodoluna limnophila genome encodes:
- the lgt gene encoding prolipoprotein diacylglyceryl transferase; this translates as MISLLNSIPAPVISYIELGPFKIHFYALFILTGIALAILIADRRLVKRGAPSGTALDIAIWTVPIAIIAARIFHVATHANDYFYEGADLLAVFRIWEGGIAIYGGLIGGAVGAWIGARQAGIKFWSFADAVAPGIILAQAIGRWGNYFNQELFGIPTDLPWGLEIDVTNPAYPMGLPAGELFHPTFLYESLWSLLGFAVLLMLDKRFTLRWGKLFAIYLVIYSVGRVWVESIRIDPSDVILGLRTNVWSAILGIVVGLVIFYVQSRRHPGLELTVLDDSKGKKAAQKPADAVDFED
- the trpA gene encoding tryptophan synthase subunit alpha; this encodes MSKTADVLRANKAAGKGSLIGYFPAGYPNLEDSIEASIAMCQNGVDVLELGVPYSDPVMDGIVIQEATMAALEGGFKLKQTFDAVKAITSVVDTPVLVMTYWNPVLSYGVEKFAQDLAEAGGAGLITPDLIPDEAREWLEQSDKYSLDRVFLAAPTSSEDRMKTACDLSRGFVYAVSTMGITGARTEVDANAKKVVANVRKASDTQNTAVGIGISTADQVLEVNQYSEGAIVGSAFVRAYQQGGIQALKDKVRELSAGLKK